In Glandiceps talaboti chromosome 6, keGlaTala1.1, whole genome shotgun sequence, one DNA window encodes the following:
- the LOC144436147 gene encoding complement C1q-like protein 2, with the protein MQITKLTLITVLLCWSIISGQPIVREPEPERESTCTLECNLGSPATDTLSIPLRGGPIGPKGETGDRGERGFSGEPGFPGEHGRQGVVGPRGLKGDKGDIGRTVTPQKVAFSVARSTNFGPSQSVVTVPFQNAFTNIGGHFNLGTGRFTCPVSGHYHININIHTRRNTGVGPFVILKKNGNEIVHIDECCDDDPYDTASNTVIIHCNRGDELWLDLVATRTFSATNGKQATFNGFLLYTD; encoded by the coding sequence ATGCAGATCACCAAGTTGACTTTGATTACAGTACTACTTTGTTGGTCTATTATCAGTGGTCAGCCAATAGTTCGCGAGCCAGAGCCAGAGCGAGAGTCAACATGCACACTTGAATGTAATCTGGGATCTCCGGCGACAGATACTTTGTCTATTCCGCTGCGTGGAGGACCGATAGGACCTAAAGGTGAGACGGGTGATAGAGGAGAAAGGGGCTTTTCTGGTGAGCCGGGTTTTCCTGGTGAACATGGTCGACAGGGTGTAGTTGGACCAAGAGGATTGAAAGGAGACAAGGGAGATATTGGTCGTACTGTCACTCCACAAAAAGTCGCATTCTCTGTCGCTCGTTCGACTAATTTTGGACCTTCACAAAGCGTGGTAACCGTACCATTCCAAAATGCGTTCACCAACATCGGCGGACATTTTAATCTCGGAACTGGTCGCTTCACCTGTCCCGTTAGTGGACACTATCACATCAACATCAATATCCATACGAGAAGGAACACCGGTGTTGGTCCATTCgtgattttgaagaaaaatggCAACGAAATTGTACACATCGACGAGTGCTGTGACGACGACCCCTATGACACAGCCAGCAATACCGTTATCATACACTGCAACCGAGGAGACGAACTTTGGTTGGATTTAGTTGCTACACGAACTTTCTCAGCAACCAACGGTAAACAAGCTACGTTCAACGGTTTTCTTTTGTACACAGATTAA